Proteins from a single region of Arctopsyche grandis isolate Sample6627 chromosome 1, ASM5162203v2, whole genome shotgun sequence:
- the LOC143913900 gene encoding uncharacterized protein LOC143913900: MNPSKILWVCLVLVFQFWGGGVLAESSAQIQAVSDDPKTKDLKTEASGRIFEGIPASVYGAPGGGYYPSTGWSGSNYNTGLGYNGYSGYSGYTSPGNLGYSGSNGYSGYNGLTGIGYNSLGGGYNRGYPYSTFSTGGNGGYPYSTFSSGGNGGYLGNGGYGGYGGNGGLLSYSGYNNPYYNTQNNLGYGYYKGGVGSGYNNKGYGLTGYGGGVTPGYITGYRGYTK, from the exons ATGAATCCTTCGAAAATATTATGGGTATGTTTGGTGTTGGTCTTTCAATTTTGGGGAGGCGGAGTTTTGGCGGAGTCGTCAGCTCAAATTCAAGCAGTATCCGATGATCCCAAAACTAAGGACCTAAAAACGGAAGCTAGCGGAAGAA TATTCGAAGGTATCCCGGCTTCAGTGTACGGCGCTCCAGGTGGTGGGTACTATCCATCCACTGGTTGGTCTGGTTCTAACTACAACACAGGATTAGGTTACAACGGATACTCTGGCTACTCTGGTTATACGAGTCCTGGAAATTTGGGTTATAGTGGATCTAATGGATACAGCGGTTATAATGGATTAACAGGTATTGGTTACAATAGTTTGGGAGGGGGATACAACCGAGGATATCCTTACAGTACGTTCAGCACCGGAGGAAACGGAGGATATCCTTACAGTACGTTCAGCAGCGGAGGAAACGGAGGATATTTGGGCAACGGAGGTTACGGGGGGTACGGAGGCAATGGAGGACTGCTTTCGTACAGCGGATACAATAATCCTTATTACAATACACAAAATAATTTAGGATATGGATATTATAAAGGGGGTGTAGGATCTGGGTATAATAACAAAGGATATGGTCTAACTGGATACGGAGGAGGAGTCACTCCAGGTTATATTACAGGATACAGAGGCTATACTAAATGA
- the LOC143916809 gene encoding endocuticle structural glycoprotein SgAbd-2-like: MKFVVALCMMAVAAMAAPEAPIRYIPVLERTEKHDEVGQFALRYLSADGTSVAEQGILKPTLDGKDHVLHKIGEFTFTAPDGQVFRTTYVADHLGFRAVGDHLPKSVVA; this comes from the exons ATGAAATTC GTAGTAGCACTCTGCATGATGGCCGTAGCTGCCATGGCCGCCCCAGAGGCACCAATCAGGTACATTCCCGTTTTGGAACGCACTGAGAAACACGACGAAGTTGGCCAATTCGCTCTGAGATACTTGAGTGCCGATGGAACATCAGTCGCCGAACAGGGTATCCTGAAACCGACCCTCGATGGAAAGGACCATGTCCTCCACAAAATTGGAGAGTTCACCTTCACCGCTCCAGACGGCCAGGTCTTCCGTACCACGTACGTCGCTGATCACCTCGGATTCAGAGCCGTGGGAGACCATTTGCCCAAATCTGTCGTCGCTTAA